The Capra hircus breed San Clemente chromosome 22, ASM170441v1, whole genome shotgun sequence DNA segment CCACCTGTCGCCTCGGGGGGGACCTggccccttcccaccccaccaGCAGGCACCTGCTTGTTCATCATGATGTAGATGACGGGGTTGTAGACGGAGGAAGACTTGGCAAAGAAAGCCGGGATGGTCATGAAGATGGGGCCAAAGTCAGAGCCCTGATGGGTGAAGATGTAGAACGCCACCCCGGCGTAGGGCAGCCAGCAGATCAGGAAAGCGATGACCATGATGATCACCATGCGGGTGACCTCCTTCTCAGCCTTCTGAGTGGTGGCCGACTCCTGCTGCTGGGCAGCCGCCTGCAGGGACACAGGGCCCGGTGTCCAAACTTGAGGCTCCTCTGGGCCGGGGGCCGCGCTCAGCCTCATCAACGCTCTTGTCCCCAGCCCCACAGCACCGGTCCCCCAAGGACCCTACCTCCTTGACGGTGAACACCAGCTGCCCGTAGCAGAAGAATATGACGATCAGGGGGATGGAGAAGTGGACCACGAACATGTAGATGACGAACGACTCATTGTTGATCTCCGGCTTGAGCGTGTAGTAGTCAATCCCGCACGAGCACTGCATGCCCTCTGGGATGTACCTGAGGaccggggaggggcaggggccggGGGGGCAGGGGCCGGAGGGGCAGGGGGAGACCCGCGTGTGAGGGACCGGGGAACAGGCCCCGCTGGCCAGAGTCCTCTGCCAACGCCTGCAGCGGGGCTGCCCTCACTCTgggcctctcttcccctctctgtaaaatggggataataaaccTTTCCTTGGCTGTGAGGCTCACATCTACTGAGATAAGGGATCCAAGTGTGTGGAAACAGTGTTGTTGCCTTGTTCCGCGCTGTGTTACCCCAGGACCCTGGTCTCTCCCAGTCTCTCACGCCCAGCGCCCCTACTCTGCCCCCCTGCTTCCCTGCCTGGCGCTTCTTCACCCGGCCTACCACTCCCGAGTGGCCGGGGGCCAGGCCTCGGACCATGAGGTaggtggggagaagggaaaagctcccAATGTCTGTATTGCAGGCACCCAGGTCTTTTTAGGCCGCTCAGAGTAATTAAGGGATTTTTGCGCAGTTTCTGGAAACAAGAGGCCCTGGGGCGTGTGGTTAGGGCGTGTGATTTCAGAGGACGGTGACACTGAACCGACCCCAGGAAACCCACTGTCCATTAGCTGCGTCTACGAGGATGTAACTAGGCCAGACTGGAGAAGatagggagggaggggcagggttTTTTGCCCCTTGCTAAATTGCTCAGGAGGGAAAACACTGGCCCCAGGAAGACTGAGCGagaaggagaggggagagagatggCAGTTTCCTGGAAGCAGAAGGGCACGAAGCCTCTGGGAACCCACAGAGGCCAATTTCCCAAACCACGTTCCACCCCACCGCCATCTCATCTCAGCCTGTTGGGGGATATCAGCCGAGAGTCTTGCCAGGACTGGTTCCCAGGGCCACACCGCCACACCTGCATGAGGGAGGCTCTGCTTCTGCAGGGGCGGAGGCCTGAGGTCAGAGGAGCTGCTCCCGGGGCACTGGACTAAAGAGGATTGGAATCTGGCCTGGCTTAGTTGGGGATTAGGGGCACAGCCAAGGTGAAGGGTTGGGGCGTCTTGGAGTCTCCTTGACACGGGGAGCAGCCCCGTAGTGACGTTAGGAGCTGACCCTCTTTTCCCTGCCCTAAACCTCAACCCTATGACAGCTGCCATCTCGGGGGGCCTGAAACCAGGCAGCACCGGCCCCCCTCCGGCTGGAGGACCCTAGGAAGCACCCCGGagaccctcctcccctcctgctcAGGGCCGTTACCTGGACCAGCCGACCAGAGGGGGCGCGGCGCAGGCCAGAGCCATGACCCAGGTGAAGGCGACGCCCATGATGGCGTGGTTCTCTCCGAAGCGGAAGTTGCTCATGGGCTTGCACACCACCACGTACCGCTCAATGGCCAGGACCACCAAGGACCACAGGGCGATTTCACCTGCAAGGCAGCCGCTGTCAGCCAACCCGCCGCGTGGCTGGACCTGTCTGTCTGAGGAGGAGGTGTGCTCCTcccggggatggggaggggggccGACCAGGAGGGCACCGGGGAGCAGTCCTGGAGTGCAGACTTAAGGAGCGGAGGGTCTGGACACGGACGAGGGGAGGTAGCAGGGCAGACAGGCCGATACACCACATGGAGGAACTCCCAGGAAGGTTAGTGCAGCCAGAGCTCCGGGTTCGCGGGGAACATGGCAATCAGCTCGCAGGGTCATGGCTGAGAGCTGGGAGCCCAGCGGGGAGTTTTCACAGAACAGTGTGTCCTTTGTGGGGCCACCGGCAGAGTTCCAGGCACAGGGGATGGCAGAGGCagcaggagccagagggggaggCCTCCCTTTCCTCCTGGGCAGCGGGCCTCTCGCCACCAGGGACATGGAACACCCTGGGCATGGGTGACCCTCTCTCGGGAGCCAGGGACCCGGAGAGTGTTTTgctcagagggaggaggaggaatgaTAATGATGGGGTTCAGACATCTGCTCTGCACATCACCCCCAGAAACTCAGGAGGGAGGTGGCCGTGGGGTTTACCAACCGGGGCATTTCTGAGAGTGAAAGGGAACGCTAGCGGGTACTCCAGGCCCACGGTTGTTGCAGAGGAGTGCCCACCTGTGGGCGGCACCCTTCTGGCCTGAGACTGGGGGATCGTGGTCATCCAGCAATGGCCAGCGCCCCAGGAACAGGGCTGAGGCAGGGCCTGGACACACAtgggagagaggagacagagcaTCCTGTGGCTGGTGCGGGCTCTCTCTGCCCCCAGGCTTTGTGACGATGACCTCCCGCGTCTCCTGCTTGCCCGAGAGGCCGTGTCCCCGATGGGGGACGCTCCTGGGTCTGAGCCAGGAGCCCCAGGCCCTGGGCACTGGCCTGCCACGTtcctgagtcaactcttcccctCTGCACGCTGCAGTTTTCTTATCGGCTAAATGGAATCTATTCACCCATTttttagtgaaaatattttaaaagcatggcTCACAGCTACACAGATCACCTCACCAGGTCTACTGTCTCCCTGTGAATGGACTCCTCAAGGCAGAAAGCCTTCAAGCAGAGCAGAGAGCCTGGAGGCGAGCTGGGATGGAGTCAGAGAGAAGCCGGGGAGGAACCATGCCCGGCGCCCAGTGCAGGCAGAGGCCGGTGCCTGGAGGACTGAGGACTCTCATCCCGCCCCAGCCTGGGGCCCTGAGCACAGGCAtccgtgtccagctctctgtcccCGGGACCCGGTGTAGGTCTCGCCCAGCCCCGCTGCTCCAAGGGGAGCAGAACCGTGGCCTGAGGGGCCGCAGAGACATAGGCTTGCAACTCAGCTTTGCCAGAGACTGCCTGCGACCCCAGCGAGGGCCCAGACTCCTCTCATCTGTCTCCTGGCTGGAGGGCAAGACAACGACCCCAGTGCCAGTGAGATCACGTGCTTGGCGCCCGCCCTCCACCAACGCCGGCCAATCTTGTCATTGCTTATACAGCGTTTATTGACTGAGTAAGGGAGGGCTTTGGCTCACGGGCTCTCGTCCACCATCCGCAAGGATGGGGCtgtccccacacccccacccccgccacaccCAAGCTCCTGGCtcctgaatacacacacacccctcgcCCAGCCCACCGCACCCAGCTCATACCGCCCAGGGTGGCAAAGAAGCCTTCCAGGTTGCAGCCCGTGGGCCCAAAGACGAAGTATCCATGCAGAGAGGTGTAGAGGGTAGTGGTGAAGCCCCCGAAGACCATGAAGAGGTCGGCCACGGCCAGGTTGAGCAGGATGTAGTTGAGGGGTGTGCGCAGCTTCTTGTGCTGGACCGTGACGTAGAGCGTGAGGAAGTTGATGGGGAAGCCGAGCACGATCAGCAGGAACATGTAGGCGGCCAGCATGGAGAACTGCCATGGCTCAGCCAGGTAGTACTGCGGGGCCTCGAAGGGGCTGCGCACCACGCCCGTCTTGTTGGAGAAAGGCACGTAGAAGTTCGGGCCCTCCGTCCCGTTCATGGCTGCGGCCCTTGCGGCTGCCCGCCGGCGGCGCGAACCCGGGGATGCTTCTGAGGCCGGAGCTCAGCCACACGGGGCTCCGGCTGGATGACTCCGGGCTCCGACTGCCCCCCCAGGCCCTTATAAAGTGACCTCCCCTCCCTAAGCTCCCGGCTGAATCAGCACCTCAGAGATTGGGGGCGTTATTAATCATATTAATCCTCACTGCTGCAGCGAGGGGCCTAATTGGCTTCCAGGTGGGGCCAAGGTGACTCCAGGTGGAAGGCTGTGGTCGGGAAGAAGGGGCGCGTGCTGGGGACCCTGGGAAAGAGCGGAGGCCTGCCCCCAACTTCTCTGTCCCCCTCTGCCATGTCAGCTGATGGCCCTGGCCTGGCACTGGTACCCCTAGCTCCAGGCCCACTTCCCTCTGGCTCAGGGCAGGCAAACtttgcctccctcccacctggcccacgagctcctggagggcagagcGCTGTCATCCCCTCACTCAGCCCCTGAGCCGTCCCTTCCCCACCTGGATCACCTCTGGGCTTATCCAGTCACCACACACTGGCGGTGCCCACCGGTCAGGTCATGAGCTTCACAAGTGCAGCAGGGCGCTCCGGGGTCCGGACACAAGCCCCACGTTGCCCAGGAGCTCAAAAAGCATTTGTTCCCTTGAACTGgagctcactcactcacttgttTAAACCGACATTTATGTGCAGGCCACTGGGGGACCCGAGGCTCctccttgtgggaaaacctgcTCCCAACCCGGGGAGGGGAGGCCACCTCTCTGCAGAGACATCCAGGGGGAATAGTGTGTTGAGGGAGGGGCGCTTTGCCAGGTTGCCAAGTGGGGAAGTCAGCATAGACTGAAGACAGAGGACCGGCGAAGGCCCGAGGCCCGTCTGGGGTGTGGGCCCTCATGGGCTGGGGTCAGCTGGGGTGGGGCTTATTGCCAGGGGCTTTGTCCAGGGGAACTTGGGCAGATCGTGGGGAGAGGAAGGTGGCTCAAAAGCCCTCAAGGATGAGCTGAAGGGAGCAATGGTGGAGGAAGGGACCAGGGCATAGGGGACCAAAGTGGGGAGGGGACAGAAGCTCTTAGGGCTCCTGAAGCAGGGCCTTGCCTCCAGGAGGTGAACAGGGACAAGCCTATGCCGGGCGCCAGATCCCTGTGGTGAGCGAGGAGGTGTGGTCCCGGGAGCTCCCATGTGAAGGGGAGATGGGCCCTAGGAACAGCACACGGACCGCGGCCTGGAACGGGGGTCAGGCTGGGCTGGGGCAGTGGCCCTTGGGTGCCCTGTGATCGGCAAGCCGTGATGGTGTATCCCAGAAAAGCAGGATGAGCTCAGGGTGCGAATGAGGGCCCCCATCTACAATAGGATCGTGAGGACCCCCTCCCAGGAGTGAAGTGGGGTTGCGGGCAGCCTGGCCTTCGGGATCCTCAATGACCACGGTCCAGCCGTGACTTTTATCCGGCATCAACTGTGTTCTACACAAGAAACTCAGTTCTGGGGAACATGGTGGACAAGAAGGACCAAGCCCCTGCCTGTAGGACATGCCCTTCCATGGGGGCGGGAAGGGGCCCCCACAAACCATGAAACAAACGACAACAGAGACTGTTCAGATGGTGACGTCCTCCCGATACACACTCGCCTGGAGCTGCCCACGAAGGCCTCTCTGAGACCTCGAGGATGGAAGGGCCCTAAGGGGTGGAGCTGTCCAAGGAGAGAGAGcggccagtgcaaaggccctgaggcagggaaCGCAAGGCCCGCCAGGAAGCATCCCAGTGTCCGAGACCTCCGTTGCTGAAGCTCCCTTGTGCTGTCTCTCTTCCCACCTGGGATGTCTACACCTCTCTGCTCAGAAACGTGCCCTCTTCCCTGCAGCCCACCTGGGGCTCCAGAGCCCTGCTGTCCTGGGAAGCGGGCAGCGTCAGGACTTGAGTGGGGAACCTGGTGGTGTGTGCACTGGGGGGAAGGAGCAAGGGGCAGGCAGGCGTGGCGGGTGGGTGGGGTGCGGCTGCTCAAGGTGTAAGGTGCTTGGCCCGGTGATTAGGCCCATCGCTAAAGAGGTCAAGGTGAAGAGTTTGATTCTGACACGGCCCCTGCTGGCCAGACAGAGGGACAGACGATGGACTTCCTGGGTCAAGACCAGCACGCGCAGCCCTGCCCTGGCCAGGCTGAGCCCCCGACCCTCAAACTCATGGCCTTGCTTGTTACCCCCTAACGCTTATGACAACCTGGAAGCTTTTAATTCCTATTCTGTTCATGGGTCTCCTAGGCTGTACCTTGAGCCCAGGGGTAGGCTGGGGTCTGTCTTGCTCATCACAGGGCCCCAGAGCCCAGCTCAACACACAGCAGGTGCACGTAAATCGTTTCCCTTACTTctgcagtccccaacctttttggcaccagggccaactttgtggaagacaatttttccatggaccaggggttGGGAGcggggatggttttgggatgattcaagtgcattacatttattgtgcactttatttctaatctagcGCTGCCGCTGATCTCCCAGCAAGTACCGTAGGTCCAcagcctggaggttggggacccctgccctacTTGAATGAGCTGGGATTTCTGTTTGGTACCTGGGGCCTGGCACATGACAGGTGCCCAAGGACTGTCTGTAGACTGAGTGGATGGATCTAGGTTATCACAGGAAGTGCTGACTTTCTCTAAGACTCAGGTCCaccctctgttcagttcagttcagtggctcagtcgagtccaactccttgcaaccccatgaactgcagcacgccaggcctccccgtccatcaccaactcccggagtccacccaaacccatctccattgagtcagtgatgccatccagccatctcatcctctgttgtccccttctcctcctgcccccaatccctcccagcatcagggtcttttccaatgagtcaactcttcatgtgaggtggccaaagtattggagtttcagcttcagcatcagtccttccaatgaacactcaggactgatctcctttaggatggactggttggatctccttgcagtccaagggactcccaagagtcttctccaacaccacagctcaaaagcatcagttcttcggcactcagctttctttaccatCCAACTCTCGGGTCCAtctctgactactggaaaaaccatagccttgactagacggacctttgttggcaaagtaatgtctctgcttttgaatatgctatctaggttggtcataactttccttccaaggagtaagcgtcttttaatttcatggctacactcaccatctgcagtgattttggagcccaaaaaaataaagtctgacactatttccccatctatttcccatgaagtgatgggatcagatgccatgatctgaatactgagctttaagccaactttttcactctccttcttcactttcatcaagaggctctttagttcctcttcactttctgccgtaagggtggtgtcatctgcatatctgaggttactgatatttctcccggcaatcttgattccagcttgtgcttctgccagcccagtgtttctcatgatatactctgcatataagttaaataagcaaggtgataatatatagccttgatgtactccttttcctatttggaaccagtctgttgttccatgtccagttctaactaaatatgctatctaggttggtcataactttccaccCTCTGTGAAAGAGTCTAAGAGTCCACTCTTTCAGGGTGGGGAGATGGGGGGTTAAAGGTCATCCCTGACATGATGGACATTTGCTGTGTAATGCACGATagacaattaaaaacaaagaatgctTTCTTGTTTGGAAGAACGGACTCACAGAACAACAGGAAGGTCGTTAGAAGTCACCTACTCTGACCCTTCTTTGCAGGTGGGGAGACCAAGGCCCCCAGTCCGTAGGGGGTCACCCAGGTCACCCAACATGCCCGCCTGGCTACTCCTGCCCCAAAGGAGCTCTCAGGAAGACTGTCCATCATCCACAGTGGGGTGCCAGTGATGAAAGCGGGTTGCACTGGGGTGCTGGCAAGGGCCCGACTCAGTTGTTCAGGCCTGGGCAGCAGTGGCAGGGGTGGCACTGGGCTCAGTCGCCAAGAGAGTCTGGAAAGACCTGTCGCCCCCCTCAGTTTGCTGGGACTAGGAAGCTCCAGGATCCACTCCCACCGGCAGGGCAAAGCTGCCCGCTGTCCCGCCCGGGCCCGGCTCACAGACCTACAGACCCGAGGAGTAGGTATCCCCGTCCTCCCACAAGGGACCGCGGCTGGCGGCCACGAGGCTGGGGGCAGCCCAGGCCTCCCTTCCCTGAGCCTGTTTCCTGCCGGGACCAGTGACCCTTGCTGACAGTGTCCCCTGCTTCTGTGCACACGCGTGtctgtgctaagtcccttcagtcgagtctgactctgagaccctctggactgtaggccgccaggctcctctggctacggcattctccaggctagaacactggagtgggtggccaggccctcctccagcggaccttcccgacccagggatggaacttgcatctctttcatcccctgcactggcaggcgggtgctttaccactagcgccacctgggaaccctccTGAGAACCTGGTTCAGTCCACAGCCGTGGAGGGCCCCTCCAGCTCTCAACCTGCATTTCCCACTCAGTACCCAACACTGCCAGCCGCATCTGACTTGTCTCTCAACTGCCTGCCCATCCCAGAGTAGGTGCTCGATGAACAAGTGTCCAGGGGAGGGACAGCTCCTCCCAGCCCCACGGGGAGGCCTTCGTGTCTCTGACCACTGGGGAAACCAGCTTCCTCAGCAGAGCCGGGTAGAGGTGGGGGGTCCAGCCTTCCACTTGAGCTCTGCTGTCCCCACTGCCGGCCGGCTAGAAGGAAGCTGGGATTGCACGGAGGGCCAAGTGCAGTGTGGGTGACCTTCTGAGCCTCCGCCCCTCTCGACCAGGCAGGTGCAGAACAGGCTGTGAGGGGCGGTGAgcggtggggctggggggtggttGGTTGGTCCCTGGCCTCTGGGAGGCCAGGTGTGGCGAAGGATTAGAGCTTAGTGGGCAGCGGTGCACAAATAGCTCTTAAGCCTCTGCATGGAGGTGCTGCTTGGTCAGCAGCCTCCTCTCCACGCCACCCCCCAGCTCccctcactgctgagccacctgcgTCACCACAGTGAGGCCGAGTGAGGCCTGAGACTGAGCTGCCTCAGGCCTTCCCCCTTAaggggggaagaggagaggagagaccgGCTCTGCGCTTTCCACTGCCTCTCCTCCCGCCTCCCCCTCCTGGGGACATGGAGGTGAATCCTAGGCCACTCCCTGTCTCCCCTCCTGGTCTCCCCTCAAGGAGCTCCCGGTCTTCAGGGCCAGCAGCCACGGGGAAAACGGATAACCTGGAGAGGTGGGAAAACGCTCCCGCCTCAGAAACATCggggccaggagggaggggacagctgGGCCAAGGCCCCCGGCTGGTGGAGAGGCGctggggccctgggctggggTGGCAAGGGAGGCCGGGGGTCTGGGCACTAGGTGGCAGCCAGCGGGGCCGCTGAAGCTATGACAGGCAGGGCAGCGGCGTGCTGGAGCCCATTCTGATGTCCTAGGGTCTGGTGGAAGGCATCAGGATGTGCTTGGGCAAGTGCTGGGCCAGGGTGGGAGCCCTGCCTGGAGGCGGCCCCTCTGCCCGGGCTCCTGCCTATCTGACGGAGGGGCTGGCCTGTGGGGAAGGCCATCTGATGCCTGCCCACCTGTCCAGGAGCCACGAGGGGCCCCGGCTTCAGCAGCCTGCCTGAGGGTGGATGCAGATGTCGGTGGGCTGGCTGAGGCTGGGCTCGAGCTGGGGCCACCTGAGGTCTGGCCCGGGGGCTCTTTCTGGCCGCCCAGTCCCCTCTTCCTTACCTCCTCCTTTCAGGAACAGAGAACAGTGCTGAGGACCTGGAGACAGGTCTGGATGCAGTCGCAGCCGGAACCGCGTCTCGGCGGCCCAGCCTGCCGCCACCGCTCCTCTGTCGGGGCCCCATGTCCTCGTGGGGAGACGGGGCGTCTCAGGATGCCCGCGGGCGAGGCCTTTCCTTCCTCACCTTCCTCACCGTGGCCTGCAAGGGGGATGGTCACCAACACAGACCGAGG contains these protein-coding regions:
- the RHO gene encoding rhodopsin, whose protein sequence is MNGTEGPNFYVPFSNKTGVVRSPFEAPQYYLAEPWQFSMLAAYMFLLIVLGFPINFLTLYVTVQHKKLRTPLNYILLNLAVADLFMVFGGFTTTLYTSLHGYFVFGPTGCNLEGFFATLGGEIALWSLVVLAIERYVVVCKPMSNFRFGENHAIMGVAFTWVMALACAAPPLVGWSRYIPEGMQCSCGIDYYTLKPEINNESFVIYMFVVHFSIPLIVIFFCYGQLVFTVKEAAAQQQESATTQKAEKEVTRMVIIMVIAFLICWLPYAGVAFYIFTHQGSDFGPIFMTIPAFFAKSSSVYNPVIYIMMNKQFRNCMLTTLCCGKNPLGDDEASTTVSKTETSQVAPA